In one Marinomonas maritima genomic region, the following are encoded:
- a CDS encoding glycoside hydrolase family 108 protein, which produces MDHFKTALADVLKHEGGYVDHKNDNGGATAFGISLRFLSTLPALAGDVNGDGHVNKGDVKALSKEDAAKFYEKFFWLHYRLNEVEAESVAVKLMNLFVNMRGKTAALIAQRAANDLGAGLVEDGILGSKSIAVLNRLEAEQVLVCIKYQAWAVYKAIVENTPSQAVFINGWQKRAFA; this is translated from the coding sequence ATGGATCACTTTAAAACAGCATTGGCCGATGTCCTGAAACACGAGGGTGGCTATGTAGACCATAAGAACGACAACGGCGGCGCCACGGCGTTTGGTATTTCGTTGCGTTTTTTATCTACATTGCCAGCGTTGGCCGGTGATGTTAATGGAGACGGTCATGTGAATAAAGGCGATGTAAAGGCGCTTTCAAAAGAAGACGCGGCCAAGTTTTACGAAAAGTTTTTTTGGTTGCATTACCGTTTGAATGAAGTGGAAGCCGAAAGCGTCGCCGTTAAATTGATGAATCTATTCGTCAATATGCGCGGAAAAACAGCGGCTTTAATTGCCCAGCGTGCAGCGAATGATTTAGGCGCGGGATTGGTTGAAGACGGCATTTTAGGATCAAAAAGCATCGCTGTTTTAAACAGACTAGAAGCGGAACAGGTTCTGGTCTGCATTAAATATCAGGCATGGGCTGTTTATAAAGCCATTGTTGAAAACACACCAAGCCAAGCGGTTTTTATTAACGGCTGGCAAAAGAGGGCGTTTGCATGA
- a CDS encoding DUF6890 family protein — MHYLPQEDNSSESLGRALWLEWRESERQTGAIANGISKAFSG; from the coding sequence ATGCATTACTTACCGCAAGAAGACAACTCGTCTGAAAGTTTAGGGCGTGCATTGTGGTTAGAGTGGCGAGAGTCAGAAAGACAAACCGGCGCTATTGCAAACGGCATCAGTAAGGCCTTTTCTGGATAA
- a CDS encoding anthranilate synthase component II: MLLMIDNYDSFTYNLVQYFRELGADVRVFRNDEISVEEIERLAPSHLVISPGPCTPNEAGVSMAAIAAFAGKIPILGICLGHQSIGQVFGGEVIRAKNVMHGKTSLIYHENTSVFLGLPNPQTATRYHSLVISADSLPDCLEVTAWSKNSVGENEEIMGVRHKTLAVEGVQFHPESILTEAGHALLANFLTR; encoded by the coding sequence ATGCTGTTAATGATCGATAATTACGACTCTTTTACGTATAACCTTGTGCAGTATTTTCGTGAATTAGGCGCAGATGTCCGAGTCTTTCGTAACGACGAAATTAGTGTGGAAGAGATTGAGCGTCTTGCGCCGTCCCATTTGGTTATTTCACCAGGGCCATGTACACCGAATGAAGCGGGTGTTTCTATGGCGGCGATTGCCGCGTTTGCAGGAAAAATCCCCATACTGGGTATTTGCTTAGGTCATCAAAGTATTGGTCAAGTCTTTGGTGGCGAGGTGATTCGTGCTAAAAATGTCATGCACGGTAAAACCTCGTTAATTTATCACGAAAATACCTCGGTATTTTTAGGGTTGCCAAACCCACAAACGGCGACTCGTTATCATTCTTTAGTGATATCAGCGGACTCTTTGCCTGACTGTCTTGAAGTGACCGCTTGGAGTAAAAATTCAGTGGGTGAAAACGAGGAAATTATGGGGGTTCGGCATAAAACCCTTGCGGTTGAAGGGGTGCAGTTTCATCCTGAGTCGATTCTTACCGAGGCGGGCCATGCTTTATTGGCCAATTTCTTAACACGATAG
- a CDS encoding phage protein: MHHISASDVNVMMGTTLVNLETFTLNIEDGSTAVKTRGISHGWVNGETSASGEITVDTENLKLMIDVAKTAGSFQSMPLVDVICSAKTVDQSLKIAAYGCKITMSKVLEAGKASGNKLEHTLPFVVTDKRFVEIDGTPYLGQDRVGELGD; the protein is encoded by the coding sequence ATGCATCATATTTCAGCATCAGATGTAAACGTCATGATGGGCACAACGCTCGTCAATTTAGAGACGTTCACGCTCAACATTGAAGACGGTTCAACGGCCGTTAAAACCCGTGGAATAAGTCATGGCTGGGTCAATGGTGAAACGTCGGCAAGCGGTGAAATCACTGTGGATACGGAAAACTTAAAGCTAATGATCGACGTTGCAAAAACGGCGGGATCGTTTCAGTCCATGCCGCTAGTCGATGTTATTTGTTCGGCCAAAACGGTAGATCAATCGCTAAAAATAGCGGCCTATGGTTGCAAAATCACTATGTCTAAAGTGTTGGAAGCGGGCAAAGCGTCTGGCAACAAGTTGGAACATACATTGCCATTTGTTGTGACAGATAAACGCTTCGTAGAGATCGACGGCACGCCGTATCTGGGTCAAGACCGCGTAGGCGAATTGGGTGATTAA
- the trpD gene encoding anthranilate phosphoribosyltransferase, producing MDIQKAIAAVVERQNLNSDEMRIVMNDIMTGKTTPAQIGGFLIGLRMKGETVEEITAAAQVMRELSSKVALDLEHVVDTCGTGGDGSNLFNVSTASAFVVASAGGKVAKHGGRSVSSKSGSADVLEQAGIYLGLDAVQVCRCIEEIGLGFMYAPNHHSAMKYAVGPRKEMATRTIFNLLGPLTNPANAKRQVMGVFHQKWVRPIAEVLKALGSEHVMVVHSEDGLDEISIAASTYVAELKNGKILEYKISPEDFGIPLQSTDTIQAFDAAESLALIKAALEGKGKVNPARDIVALNAGAAIYVSGIADTLAEGINIAEDVIGGGTAKVKMSELASFTRCFMSPDSL from the coding sequence GTGGATATTCAAAAGGCGATTGCTGCCGTTGTTGAGCGTCAAAACTTGAACAGCGACGAAATGCGAATAGTGATGAATGACATCATGACTGGAAAAACCACTCCGGCACAAATAGGCGGCTTCTTAATTGGCCTAAGAATGAAAGGCGAGACGGTCGAGGAAATTACTGCAGCGGCACAAGTGATGCGAGAGTTGTCTAGTAAAGTAGCATTGGATCTCGAGCATGTGGTGGATACTTGTGGAACAGGCGGAGACGGTAGCAATTTGTTTAATGTGTCGACAGCGTCTGCGTTTGTTGTGGCGTCTGCTGGCGGTAAGGTAGCAAAGCACGGTGGTCGCTCTGTTTCCTCAAAGTCTGGTAGTGCCGATGTATTGGAGCAAGCGGGCATTTATCTTGGTCTTGATGCAGTACAAGTTTGCCGGTGTATTGAAGAAATTGGTTTAGGCTTTATGTATGCGCCTAATCATCATTCGGCGATGAAGTATGCCGTTGGCCCTCGTAAAGAAATGGCGACGCGTACTATTTTTAACTTACTTGGTCCATTAACCAATCCTGCGAATGCAAAGCGTCAGGTGATGGGGGTTTTTCATCAGAAGTGGGTACGTCCTATCGCGGAGGTGCTGAAAGCGCTTGGCAGTGAACACGTCATGGTTGTTCACTCAGAAGATGGGTTAGATGAAATTAGTATTGCGGCATCAACCTATGTGGCTGAATTGAAAAATGGCAAAATCTTAGAATATAAAATCTCGCCGGAAGACTTTGGTATTCCGTTGCAGTCTACGGACACGATACAAGCTTTTGATGCGGCCGAAAGTTTGGCGTTAATTAAAGCCGCGCTTGAAGGCAAAGGCAAAGTGAATCCAGCGAGAGATATTGTGGCTTTGAATGCGGGTGCGGCAATCTATGTGTCTGGTATTGCCGATACTTTAGCGGAAGGGATAAATATCGCAGAAGATGTGATTGGTGGTGGTACCGCCAAAGTCAAAATGTCTGAATTGGCCAGTTTCACGCGTTGTTTTATGAGTCCTGACTCACTGTAA
- a CDS encoding phage tail tape measure protein codes for MSASLDKLMLTVGLLDKITGPMRGIQRTIQQVTNNSRKAFMNTAAGVTALIAASSTFAATINPANDMNMALGEVRSLEVADDTLKRLNQAGLKYSIEFGESASNYVRSAYDIQSAINGLSGNDLPEFTTAAGTLAKATKANVTDITSYFGTMFGFFRKEATDMGKGDWVRMLAGQTATAVQMFKTTGPKMAEAFAGLGQMDVKLGVGMNEQMAVLGKLQSSLSGSEAGTAYGAFISGLANAQEKLGVSFEDQSGKLLPTVEILKKLKAQTDGMGGLATGKFITDAFGSDLAADFYRAMSTDIDGLGESIKKLGDVTGMDKATWMAKQMQNNFARLSKAVTAISVAIWQKALPAIEPYINMMTNAASIIVDWADKYPHLTKMVGLAITAFIAFVAIAGAMNIAIGMARFAMVGFTMRFVVVRPIIWAARLAVMAYTAVIWLLKTALLAFVLYGPAVTAFFTAMKASILTSLPAIWAFTAALLANPLTWIVVGIVAIGAAIVGLIYYWDEVTEALSKGWNWLKSLFENNKFLQLAFLPLYLGIKAIDVAIKSFEKIPQWWGDFNVWLAGVTLMPAWNLGIEAFESIKKWWTDFKGWLSALDPFAFLGEKVDWLKNKMSWLPGIDASSTQEVISKVESQAETVNKSVVLPGAESSQKSGESGGLFQTISNMFGGNSRSASVEKIEVHNHGTGVSGEQLMHELEMAAG; via the coding sequence ATGTCTGCATCATTAGATAAATTAATGCTTACCGTCGGCCTGTTGGACAAAATAACAGGCCCGATGCGCGGTATTCAGCGCACCATTCAACAGGTCACGAATAATTCCAGAAAAGCCTTTATGAACACGGCGGCGGGCGTGACCGCGCTTATCGCTGCGTCATCCACGTTTGCCGCGACCATCAACCCTGCCAACGACATGAACATGGCACTAGGCGAGGTGCGGTCACTCGAAGTGGCCGACGACACGCTAAAACGGCTTAATCAAGCCGGTCTTAAATATTCCATAGAATTTGGTGAATCTGCCAGCAATTACGTGCGTTCGGCTTACGATATTCAATCGGCTATTAATGGTTTATCTGGTAATGATTTGCCGGAATTTACCACCGCGGCGGGTACGTTAGCGAAAGCGACAAAGGCTAATGTGACTGATATCACGTCCTATTTTGGAACTATGTTTGGCTTTTTTAGAAAGGAAGCTACCGACATGGGAAAAGGGGATTGGGTAAGGATGCTCGCGGGTCAAACGGCCACAGCTGTGCAAATGTTCAAAACCACGGGGCCAAAAATGGCGGAAGCTTTCGCAGGTTTAGGGCAAATGGATGTCAAATTGGGCGTGGGGATGAATGAGCAGATGGCGGTGCTGGGTAAACTGCAATCTTCTTTGAGTGGATCGGAGGCCGGTACTGCATATGGGGCTTTTATTAGTGGTCTTGCGAACGCTCAGGAAAAGTTGGGTGTGAGTTTTGAGGATCAGTCAGGGAAGCTTTTGCCAACAGTTGAAATATTGAAAAAGTTAAAAGCACAAACGGACGGCATGGGTGGTTTGGCAACAGGTAAATTTATTACTGATGCTTTTGGTTCCGACTTGGCGGCGGATTTTTATAGGGCTATGTCTACTGATATTGATGGGTTGGGAGAAAGTATAAAAAAGCTGGGCGACGTAACAGGCATGGACAAAGCCACGTGGATGGCAAAGCAAATGCAAAACAATTTTGCTCGTTTGTCTAAAGCGGTAACGGCCATATCTGTTGCTATTTGGCAAAAAGCCCTACCCGCCATTGAGCCTTACATAAACATGATGACAAATGCCGCATCGATCATTGTCGATTGGGCGGATAAATACCCGCATCTAACGAAAATGGTGGGTTTGGCAATCACGGCCTTTATCGCTTTTGTTGCCATAGCGGGCGCGATGAATATAGCCATCGGCATGGCGCGGTTCGCAATGGTCGGTTTTACCATGCGTTTTGTCGTCGTGCGCCCCATTATTTGGGCGGCTCGATTGGCTGTAATGGCTTACACAGCCGTGATTTGGTTATTAAAAACAGCATTACTTGCCTTCGTATTATATGGCCCTGCCGTTACTGCATTCTTTACTGCCATGAAAGCCAGTATTTTAACCAGCTTGCCCGCAATTTGGGCATTTACCGCCGCGTTGCTTGCTAATCCATTAACGTGGATTGTGGTAGGGATCGTCGCCATTGGTGCGGCCATCGTTGGCTTAATTTACTACTGGGACGAAGTAACAGAAGCATTAAGCAAGGGTTGGAATTGGCTAAAAAGCCTATTCGAAAACAACAAGTTTTTGCAACTGGCTTTTTTACCGCTGTATTTAGGTATTAAAGCTATCGATGTGGCAATCAAATCATTCGAAAAAATCCCCCAGTGGTGGGGTGATTTTAATGTATGGCTGGCGGGTGTAACGCTAATGCCAGCATGGAATTTGGGTATTGAAGCATTCGAATCTATCAAAAAATGGTGGACGGATTTTAAAGGCTGGTTATCTGCATTAGATCCGTTTGCCTTCTTGGGTGAGAAGGTCGATTGGCTGAAAAACAAGATGTCTTGGTTGCCGGGTATCGACGCGAGCAGCACGCAAGAAGTGATCAGCAAAGTCGAAAGCCAAGCCGAAACGGTTAATAAATCCGTGGTGTTGCCCGGTGCGGAATCGTCGCAAAAAAGTGGCGAATCGGGCGGATTATTCCAGACCATCAGCAACATGTTTGGCGGTAATAGTCGTAGCGCGAGCGTCGAGAAAATAGAGGTTCACAACCATGGCACAGGTGTGAGCGGTGAACAACTTATGCACGAATTAGAAATGGCGGCGGGCTAA
- a CDS encoding DUF2586 domain-containing protein produces MALGNVSVGTKDSGAGSFKTPERQLLYVGAAGKGWGKILYIDQSTDLDEVLGDNASRMKTAIYYARLNAAANWTCIAVPRQAIGEWQDAYDMAMSANVVCEGVVVTDPIKTKDDINDMNTNVVNAENEHGRMIFFAGATEKMDATTQTWSDFIAEFETLQDTVYATGVVLVPEITSGWLGCLMGRLCNELVSIADSPMRVATGGIVGITTLPSDMGSVQFNNSHAKALNDARGTVPQTYVDYAGIYCSDCMTLAPEASDFGVLENVRVVNKAKRQVRILAIKKIANRELNNTAASMDSHVAYFAAPLTTMSRSMRVNGIYIPGDCKPPKDGDIGIEWLSKTNVQIALTVTPHNSPKSIAAYVGLNLANEA; encoded by the coding sequence ATGGCATTAGGAAACGTAAGCGTTGGCACAAAAGACAGCGGGGCGGGATCGTTTAAAACACCAGAACGTCAGCTTTTGTACGTCGGTGCAGCGGGCAAGGGTTGGGGCAAAATCCTTTATATCGATCAAAGTACGGATTTGGACGAAGTACTGGGCGACAACGCAAGCCGCATGAAAACCGCCATTTATTATGCCCGTTTGAACGCGGCGGCAAACTGGACATGTATTGCGGTACCACGCCAAGCAATCGGCGAATGGCAAGACGCATACGATATGGCTATGTCTGCAAACGTCGTGTGTGAAGGGGTGGTAGTAACAGACCCAATCAAAACCAAAGACGACATAAACGACATGAATACAAACGTCGTGAATGCCGAAAACGAACACGGCCGCATGATTTTTTTTGCGGGTGCTACCGAAAAAATGGACGCCACAACACAAACATGGTCGGACTTTATTGCCGAATTTGAAACGCTGCAAGACACTGTTTACGCAACAGGTGTGGTGTTGGTGCCGGAAATAACCAGCGGTTGGTTAGGTTGTTTAATGGGGCGCTTGTGCAATGAGTTAGTGTCTATTGCAGACAGTCCAATGCGCGTTGCGACGGGTGGCATTGTCGGTATCACGACATTACCCAGTGATATGGGCAGTGTTCAGTTTAACAACTCACACGCCAAAGCATTGAACGATGCGCGCGGCACCGTGCCACAAACGTATGTGGATTATGCCGGTATCTATTGCAGTGATTGCATGACGCTCGCACCAGAGGCCAGTGATTTTGGTGTGTTGGAAAACGTGCGCGTGGTGAACAAAGCCAAGCGGCAAGTGCGAATCTTAGCAATCAAAAAAATCGCCAACCGCGAACTAAACAACACCGCTGCATCAATGGATTCACACGTTGCCTATTTTGCTGCGCCGTTGACAACAATGAGTCGGTCAATGCGGGTGAACGGTATCTATATACCAGGTGATTGCAAGCCGCCAAAAGACGGCGACATTGGTATCGAATGGCTATCGAAAACAAATGTGCAGATAGCACTTACGGTCACGCCGCACAACTCGCCAAAATCTATCGCGGCGTATGTGGGCTTAAATTTAGCGAACGAGGCATAA
- a CDS encoding DUF2590 family protein, translated as MNSIDLLIFEEDLSLNDRGEPHYVVGTECVAQDIKHMLIERGFLTSLIAERDKAKISMTETNIENAVEDDERILAGSASVVFRNGVVMCTAKTIDDEMVYLEAVLNG; from the coding sequence ATGAACAGTATTGATTTATTAATATTTGAAGAAGATTTATCGCTGAATGATCGCGGTGAACCGCATTATGTCGTTGGTACTGAATGTGTTGCACAGGACATTAAACACATGCTGATCGAACGTGGTTTTTTAACATCGCTGATCGCAGAGCGCGACAAAGCAAAAATTTCAATGACAGAAACCAACATAGAAAACGCGGTCGAAGATGACGAGCGTATTTTGGCAGGGTCTGCCAGCGTCGTGTTTAGAAACGGTGTTGTGATGTGTACTGCCAAAACAATCGATGACGAAATGGTGTATTTAGAGGCTGTGTTAAATGGCTGA
- a CDS encoding baseplate J/gp47 family protein, whose protein sequence is MADFERFFTDQGIPTTEDGMKERFKQIVIDEGSTVSNDSRYSPFWRVVSAIVVTPAMWLLKTLISNIAPQFYLKTAKDAYLDDWSANYDVERKIGQPTLGMLEFHRYDTTQTRTIVAGTAITTLPINNIVYSVFLVEDLVFEAGTAYKAAQVSSVVNSSDTNLAAGYFSQIDEAGMAVDHGENWITQIGVSDETDDELRERVRLRFNRLSHYHTDGVYRSIISEATGVPPENVYFQHDAPRGPGTANAYILFPLASPQASVLTRVNKHIREDGHHGHGDDVMVFEMPRQSVNITATAFIANEVIELERERMKAEITQAIRAAFRENAAYSGLTLTHPNSRFSFTRLAGELIRIFPDLDLIEFDNADIYTQRWVPSLNTVTVTVGV, encoded by the coding sequence ATGGCTGATTTTGAGCGGTTTTTTACAGATCAAGGCATTCCGACAACAGAAGACGGGATGAAAGAGCGGTTTAAGCAAATCGTGATCGATGAAGGTTCGACCGTTTCTAACGATTCCCGATACTCGCCATTTTGGCGGGTTGTATCGGCTATCGTCGTCACCCCGGCGATGTGGTTATTAAAAACACTCATTAGCAACATAGCGCCACAGTTTTATTTAAAAACGGCAAAAGACGCGTATTTAGATGATTGGTCAGCAAATTACGACGTGGAAAGAAAAATAGGCCAGCCAACGCTTGGTATGTTGGAGTTTCACCGCTACGACACCACGCAAACGCGAACTATTGTGGCAGGGACAGCAATCACAACATTGCCCATAAATAATATTGTTTACAGCGTTTTTCTTGTGGAAGATTTGGTGTTTGAAGCAGGCACAGCGTACAAAGCCGCGCAGGTGTCGTCCGTTGTGAACAGCTCAGACACCAATCTCGCCGCCGGTTATTTTAGCCAAATTGATGAAGCGGGCATGGCGGTTGATCACGGTGAAAACTGGATCACGCAAATTGGCGTCAGCGACGAAACAGACGACGAATTACGCGAGCGTGTGCGCTTACGTTTTAATCGTTTGTCTCATTACCACACTGATGGCGTTTATCGCTCAATAATCAGTGAGGCAACGGGCGTGCCACCCGAAAATGTGTATTTTCAGCATGACGCGCCGCGGGGCCCAGGCACAGCAAATGCCTATATTTTGTTCCCGCTCGCGTCACCGCAAGCCAGCGTACTAACTCGCGTAAACAAACACATTCGAGAAGATGGACACCACGGCCACGGCGATGACGTCATGGTGTTTGAAATGCCGCGTCAATCCGTGAATATCACCGCCACCGCATTTATCGCTAATGAAGTGATAGAGCTAGAGCGCGAGCGCATGAAGGCGGAAATTACCCAAGCAATACGGGCGGCATTCCGAGAAAATGCGGCGTATTCGGGGCTAACGCTCACGCACCCGAACAGCCGATTTTCGTTTACCCGGTTAGCTGGCGAGCTGATCCGCATTTTCCCAGATTTGGATTTGATCGAATTCGACAATGCCGACATTTACACGCAACGTTGGGTGCCATCGCTCAATACCGTCACTGTGACCGTGGGGGTATAA
- a CDS encoding phage tail-collar fiber domain-containing protein produces MAVNGTITTEGAAYLSLRISQMAAVNIDHFVLANVPDIDESTPADQDYVLPEEYIVATAPVYRLSHNGENSVVYSMVLDGTAGDYNFNWYGLVTETGVKLAFAHIPMVAKRANVGQVINRNFIVPFTAAKALTGADIPAESWQFDFTETIAEVTVSILGPTFLYAGDTYTYTFTDWDDFSNYSVSSSVGTATLSNAELTLEIPEGTPEGECLLTIIRNGSTRVIPIRIGDPIVAPPTLISPINNAIDIVEQPTLTMSPFKTFPANVDTQLSADWELYDANDNLVYSRYDDTENLVALKIPEGILTEGGYGYKWRGRKKGVVLGDSEWTGFFTFTTASQFIKPGVLIGGDVVVFQHDSYWYLAAPLDMRVLVRFYAVPINQEISLGRRSDNAFSDSYNGFERTEAYVNEYPYPASGAVDSSYLYCWENGYFLPNRVEVQLLFQNIDELGEDELNELSIAAIKNGSWRLGTSTEYSGSESWFYSADSDTLSHGVKDGRSRIIPMRRIPV; encoded by the coding sequence ATGGCTGTAAACGGCACAATCACAACGGAAGGCGCGGCTTATTTGTCTTTGCGTATTTCGCAAATGGCGGCGGTAAATATCGACCACTTTGTATTGGCTAACGTGCCAGATATCGACGAAAGCACGCCAGCGGATCAAGATTATGTATTGCCAGAGGAATACATCGTTGCCACCGCGCCAGTATATCGACTCAGTCACAATGGGGAAAATTCCGTGGTGTATTCCATGGTGTTGGATGGAACCGCCGGTGATTATAATTTTAATTGGTATGGGCTGGTGACAGAAACAGGTGTGAAGTTGGCGTTTGCCCACATTCCCATGGTTGCAAAGCGCGCGAACGTGGGGCAAGTGATAAACCGTAATTTCATTGTCCCATTCACTGCGGCGAAAGCCTTAACAGGCGCGGACATTCCAGCGGAAAGCTGGCAGTTTGATTTTACCGAGACCATCGCAGAGGTGACAGTGTCAATATTGGGGCCGACGTTCCTATATGCCGGTGATACCTACACGTACACGTTTACTGATTGGGACGATTTCTCGAATTATTCCGTGTCATCTAGCGTCGGTACGGCAACACTGAGTAATGCAGAATTAACTTTGGAAATACCGGAAGGCACGCCCGAGGGCGAATGCTTGCTGACGATTATTCGCAACGGATCAACGCGCGTTATACCCATTCGCATTGGTGATCCTATCGTTGCACCGCCCACGCTGATCTCACCCATTAACAATGCAATCGACATTGTAGAGCAACCCACGCTGACCATGTCGCCATTTAAAACATTCCCAGCAAACGTAGACACGCAATTATCAGCGGATTGGGAACTGTACGACGCAAATGATAATTTAGTTTACAGCCGTTATGACGATACAGAAAATTTGGTAGCTCTAAAAATACCAGAAGGTATCTTGACCGAAGGCGGCTACGGCTACAAATGGCGAGGCCGTAAAAAAGGTGTGGTGCTAGGTGACAGCGAATGGACGGGGTTTTTTACGTTTACGACGGCTAGTCAGTTTATAAAGCCAGGTGTGTTGATTGGTGGTGATGTTGTCGTATTTCAACATGACAGCTATTGGTATTTGGCTGCGCCTTTGGATATGCGTGTGTTGGTGAGGTTTTATGCAGTGCCCATAAATCAAGAGATCAGTTTAGGGCGTCGGTCAGATAATGCATTTTCTGATAGTTACAATGGATTTGAGAGAACGGAGGCCTATGTAAACGAATATCCGTATCCAGCGAGTGGAGCTGTTGATTCATCATATTTATATTGCTGGGAAAATGGTTATTTTTTGCCGAACAGGGTAGAGGTTCAGCTTTTATTCCAGAATATTGATGAATTGGGAGAAGATGAGCTAAACGAACTTTCCATTGCTGCAATTAAAAATGGAAGCTGGCGTTTGGGTACTTCGACCGAATATTCGGGATCAGAATCTTGGTTTTATAGCGCGGATAGTGACACGTTAAGTCATGGTGTTAAGGATGGTCGTAGTCGGATTATACCGATGCGCCGCATTCCAGTTTAA
- a CDS encoding putative phage tail assembly chaperone, producing MAQVVCITAGAVAFSFTVDDKMYNKFVDGMTKGGAVLPAYNMLSNAVDNEQHAKFVETFSDGQNNPRATLVLEAVGMITEEFTSDLPKLVKTPTSSVSSSKETATSNS from the coding sequence ATGGCACAGGTGGTTTGTATTACAGCGGGCGCGGTAGCATTTAGCTTCACTGTTGATGACAAAATGTACAACAAATTTGTGGATGGTATGACCAAAGGTGGTGCCGTATTGCCCGCTTATAACATGCTATCAAACGCGGTAGATAACGAGCAGCACGCGAAGTTTGTAGAAACATTTTCAGACGGGCAAAACAACCCTCGTGCAACGTTGGTATTGGAAGCGGTAGGGATGATCACAGAGGAATTTACCAGTGATTTACCAAAACTGGTAAAGACGCCAACGAGTTCCGTGAGTTCATCGAAAGAAACGGCTACGAGCAACTCGTAA
- a CDS encoding DUF4376 domain-containing protein, whose translation MKAIIEKSTDKIIYGPAATSLEKMNDVVTRYGGLPTDAFSDGVTDCGPLAIMQAKEIDAPPIKPWLYFLDFTAWRVESNFVVRDRVYRLLDDDQARASAKNKLAEIRYNAEVAGFDLPDGTHVRTELADQNRIANAHAGLVAEFSESVDFKGYQGWSVMTLAELEPIARAVFRHVSVYCFGAERGVSELIDTKTADEMLELDINDLFSAKYQELAAE comes from the coding sequence ATGAAAGCAATAATTGAAAAATCAACAGATAAAATAATCTACGGCCCTGCTGCTACATCGTTAGAAAAAATGAATGATGTGGTGACGCGATATGGTGGTTTGCCAACGGATGCGTTTAGCGACGGTGTTACCGATTGTGGCCCGTTAGCGATTATGCAAGCCAAAGAAATAGACGCGCCGCCGATTAAACCATGGTTGTATTTTTTAGATTTTACGGCGTGGCGTGTCGAAAGTAATTTTGTCGTGCGTGATCGTGTTTATCGTCTGCTGGATGATGATCAAGCGCGAGCGTCAGCAAAAAACAAATTGGCTGAAATACGCTATAACGCCGAGGTGGCGGGGTTTGATTTGCCAGACGGTACGCATGTTCGCACCGAATTGGCAGACCAAAACCGTATCGCCAATGCGCATGCGGGGCTGGTCGCGGAATTTAGCGAGTCAGTGGATTTTAAAGGTTATCAGGGTTGGTCTGTTATGACGTTGGCCGAGCTAGAGCCTATCGCGCGCGCGGTATTTCGCCATGTCAGTGTGTATTGCTTTGGTGCTGAGCGTGGCGTTTCCGAGTTGATCGACACAAAAACCGCAGACGAAATGCTCGAATTAGACATTAACGATCTGTTTAGTGCGAAATATCAGGAGCTAGCAGCGGAATGA
- a CDS encoding baseplate complex protein: MILSLNGKEIQGYNFLVTGEQPLPDEDLSAQTSSTLTAEKGFKSKRLRVNFNIKFTDVGYLKSLMSIVQGVDEQGRRQIYTINNQTATAMGIRQVRFSESVSVKEMGEVQAWAISFVLLEHKSIPEKRESKTLAAEEKAATGTSTNTASVDKQVAAEADNASWFEENVLSPIDSFLGSGEGDVDVV, translated from the coding sequence ATGATTTTATCGCTAAATGGTAAAGAAATTCAGGGGTACAATTTCTTAGTAACGGGTGAGCAACCTTTGCCGGACGAGGATTTGTCCGCGCAAACGTCGTCAACATTGACGGCCGAAAAAGGTTTTAAAAGTAAGCGTTTGCGCGTGAATTTTAATATTAAATTTACAGACGTTGGCTATCTTAAAAGCCTAATGAGCATAGTGCAGGGCGTAGACGAGCAGGGGCGGCGTCAGATTTACACAATAAATAACCAAACCGCAACGGCGATGGGTATTCGACAAGTCCGTTTTAGTGAAAGTGTTAGTGTAAAAGAAATGGGCGAGGTGCAAGCCTGGGCGATTAGTTTCGTGTTGTTGGAGCATAAATCCATACCCGAAAAGCGCGAATCGAAAACCCTCGCGGCAGAAGAAAAAGCCGCAACGGGCACAAGTACAAATACAGCAAGTGTTGATAAGCAAGTGGCAGCAGAGGCAGACAATGCAAGTTGGTTTGAAGAGAATGTATTAAGTCCGATTGATAGTTTTCTGGGCAGTGGGGAGGGTGACGTCGATGTTGTTTAG